A section of the Enterobacter sp. C2 genome encodes:
- the bamC gene encoding outer membrane protein assembly factor BamC, which translates to MAYSVQKSRLVKVASVSLVMLLAACNSDSRYKRQVSGDESYLDAAPLGELHAPAGMILPVQNGDYNIPVTNGSGAVGKALDIRPPAQPLALVTGARTQFTGDTATLLVENGNRSTLWPQVVSIVQGNNYAIDKRDDAAQTLTTGWVDWNRLDEDQQYRGRYQISVKPQGYQQAVVVKLINLEQAGKPVADTASLQRYSTEMLNAISAGLDKTATASQNAAQNRSAATLDVQSGADDTGLPMLVVRGPFNVVWQRLPATLEKVGMKVTDSTRSTGSMAVTYKPLSDSDWQALGARDPGLTSGDYKLQVGDLDNRSSLQFIDPKGHTLTQAQNDALVAVFEAAFK; encoded by the coding sequence ATGGCTTACTCAGTACAGAAGTCGCGCCTGGTAAAGGTAGCGAGTGTTTCGCTTGTTATGCTGCTCGCTGCCTGTAATTCGGACTCGCGTTATAAGCGCCAGGTTAGCGGTGATGAATCCTATCTGGATGCCGCGCCGCTTGGTGAACTTCATGCGCCTGCTGGCATGATCCTGCCAGTGCAGAACGGTGACTACAACATTCCAGTTACCAATGGCAGCGGTGCCGTCGGTAAAGCGCTGGATATCCGCCCACCGGCCCAGCCGCTGGCGCTGGTGACGGGTGCCCGCACCCAGTTTACCGGTGATACCGCAACGCTGCTGGTGGAGAACGGCAACCGTAGCACGCTGTGGCCACAGGTGGTAAGCATCGTTCAGGGCAACAACTACGCGATTGATAAACGTGACGATGCCGCGCAGACCCTGACAACCGGTTGGGTTGACTGGAATCGCCTCGACGAAGATCAGCAGTACCGTGGCCGTTATCAAATCTCGGTTAAGCCGCAGGGCTATCAGCAGGCGGTTGTCGTCAAGCTGATCAACCTGGAGCAGGCTGGCAAGCCGGTAGCCGATACCGCCTCGCTGCAGCGCTACAGCACCGAAATGCTAAACGCGATCTCCGCCGGGCTGGATAAAACCGCCACTGCGTCACAGAACGCCGCTCAGAACCGCTCCGCCGCTACCCTCGACGTACAGAGCGGTGCCGACGATACCGGTCTGCCGATGCTGGTGGTCCGCGGGCCGTTTAACGTGGTCTGGCAGCGTCTGCCTGCGACCCTCGAGAAAGTGGGCATGAAAGTGACCGACTCCACGCGCTCAACCGGCAGCATGGCGGTGACCTACAAGCCGCTCTCTGACAGCGACTGGCAGGCACTTGGCGCACGCGATCCGGGTCTCACCTCCGGTGACTACAAGTTACAGGTAGGCGATCTCGATAACCGCAGCAGCCTGCAGTTTATCGATCCGAAAGGGCACACCCTGACCCAGGCGCAAAACGACGCGCTGGTGGCCGTTTTCGAAGCTGCATTCAAGTAA
- the bepA gene encoding beta-barrel assembly-enhancing protease, whose amino-acid sequence MFRTLRKTLVATLIATLTLGQAAPVFADSADTLPDMGTSAGSTLSIAQELQMGDYYVRQLRGSAPLINDPLLVQYINGLGMRLVAHANSVRTPFHFYLINNDEINAFAFFGGNVVLHSALFRYADNESQLASVMAHEISHVTQRHLARAMEDQKNSAPLTWAGALGSILLAMASPQAGMAALTGTLAGTRQGMITFTQQNEQEADRIGIQVLQRSGFDPQAMPTFLEKLLDQARYSSRPPEILLTHPLPESRLSDTRNRANQMRPVVVQSSEDFYLAKARTLGMYNSGRNQLTNDLLDAWAKGNVREQRAAQYGRALQAMEGANYPTASQALQPLLSAEPGNSWYLDLATDIDLGQRKFDQAINRLKNAPKLKTDPVLQLNLANAYLQSGQASEAEKILNRYTFTYKDDTNGWELLAQTEGTLGNRDQELAARAEGLALHGQLDQAISLLGSASAQVKLGSMQQARYDARIDQLRQMQERFKPYTKM is encoded by the coding sequence ATGTTCAGGACGTTGAGAAAAACGCTGGTTGCTACCCTGATTGCTACTCTGACGCTGGGCCAGGCCGCGCCGGTCTTTGCGGATTCAGCGGATACCCTGCCGGATATGGGCACCTCAGCGGGCAGCACGCTGTCGATTGCCCAGGAGCTGCAGATGGGCGACTACTACGTTCGCCAGCTGCGCGGCAGTGCGCCGCTGATTAACGATCCTCTGTTAGTGCAGTACATTAATGGCTTAGGGATGCGCCTGGTCGCCCATGCCAATTCGGTGCGCACCCCGTTCCACTTCTACTTAATCAATAACGACGAAATCAACGCCTTCGCCTTCTTTGGCGGCAACGTGGTGCTGCACTCGGCCCTCTTCCGCTATGCCGATAACGAGAGCCAACTGGCCTCGGTAATGGCGCACGAAATCTCCCACGTTACCCAGCGCCACCTGGCGCGGGCGATGGAGGATCAGAAAAACAGCGCGCCGCTGACCTGGGCCGGGGCATTAGGCTCTATTCTGCTGGCGATGGCCAGTCCGCAGGCGGGGATGGCGGCGCTGACAGGTACCCTCGCTGGCACTCGTCAGGGGATGATCACCTTTACCCAGCAGAACGAGCAGGAGGCGGACCGCATCGGCATTCAGGTGCTACAGCGTTCGGGGTTCGATCCGCAGGCGATGCCAACCTTCCTCGAAAAGCTGCTGGATCAGGCCCGCTACTCTTCACGACCGCCGGAGATCCTGCTGACTCACCCCCTGCCAGAGAGCCGTCTCTCGGATACCCGCAACCGTGCCAACCAGATGCGGCCGGTAGTGGTTCAATCCTCAGAGGATTTTTACCTGGCGAAGGCGCGTACGCTGGGGATGTATAACAGCGGGCGCAACCAGCTTACCAACGATCTGCTGGATGCGTGGGCCAAGGGCAACGTGCGCGAACAGCGTGCCGCCCAGTATGGCCGGGCACTGCAGGCGATGGAGGGCGCTAACTACCCCACCGCCAGCCAGGCGTTGCAGCCCCTGCTGAGCGCAGAGCCGGGCAACAGCTGGTATCTCGATTTAGCCACCGATATCGATCTCGGTCAGAGAAAGTTTGATCAGGCCATCAACCGGCTGAAAAATGCGCCGAAGCTGAAAACTGACCCGGTGTTGCAGCTCAACCTGGCCAACGCCTATTTGCAGAGCGGCCAGGCAAGCGAGGCGGAGAAGATCCTTAACCGCTACACCTTTACCTATAAAGATGACACCAACGGCTGGGAGCTGCTGGCGCAGACCGAGGGCACGCTCGGCAATCGCGATCAGGAGCTGGCCGCCCGCGCCGAGGGTCTGGCACTGCATGGTCAGCTGGATCAGGCGATCTCGCTGCTGGGCAGTGCCAGCGCGCAGGTGAAGCTGGGCAGCATGCAGCAGGCGCGCTACGACGCCCGCATTGACCAGCTGCGTCAGATGCAGGAACGCTTTAAGCCCTATACCAAGATGTAA
- the bcp gene encoding thioredoxin-dependent thiol peroxidase: protein MNPLKAGDTAPKFSLPDQDGEQVNLADFQGQRVLVYFYPKAMTPGCTVQACGLRDNMDDLKKIGVEVLGISTDKPEKLSRFAEKELLNFTLLSDEDHQVCEQFGVWGEKSFMGKTYDGIHRISFLIGADGVVEHVFNDFKTSNHHDIVLSWLQQNA from the coding sequence ATGAATCCACTGAAAGCCGGTGATACCGCACCGAAATTTAGCTTGCCGGATCAAGACGGAGAACAAGTTAATTTGGCCGACTTCCAGGGACAGCGTGTATTGGTCTATTTCTACCCGAAAGCCATGACCCCAGGCTGTACCGTTCAGGCCTGCGGCCTACGCGATAACATGGACGATTTAAAGAAAATAGGTGTGGAAGTGCTGGGCATCAGCACCGACAAGCCGGAAAAGCTCTCCCGCTTTGCTGAAAAAGAGCTGCTGAACTTTACCCTGCTGTCTGATGAAGACCATCAGGTCTGCGAGCAGTTTGGCGTCTGGGGTGAAAAGTCGTTTATGGGTAAAACCTACGACGGCATTCACCGCATCAGCTTTTTGATTGGCGCTGACGGGGTCGTTGAGCACGTGTTCAACGATTTCAAAACCAGCAACCACCACGATATTGTGCTGAGTTGGTTACAACAGAACGCGTAA
- the uraA gene encoding uracil permease, whose protein sequence is MTRRAIGVSERPPLLQTIPLSLQHLFAMFGATVLVPILFHINPATVLLFNGVGTLLYLFICKGKIPAYLGSSFAFISPVLLLLPLGYEVALGGFIMCGVLFCLVSFIVKKAGTGWLDVMFPPAAMGAIVAVIGLELAGVAANMAGLLPADGQSADSKTVIISLVTLGVTVFGSVLFRGFLAIIPILIGVLAGYALSFAMGVVDTTPIAQAHWFALPTFYTPRFEWFAIFTILPAALVVIAEHVGHLVVTANIVKRDLIRDPGLHRSMFANGFSTIISGFFGSTPNTTYGENIGVMAITRVYSTWVIGGAAIIAILLSCVGKLAAAIQIIPVPVMGGVSLLLYGVIGASGIRVLIESKVDYSKAQNLILTSVILIIGVSGAKVHIGAAELKGMALATIVGIGLALIFKLISVLRPEEEVIDAQENDVTPH, encoded by the coding sequence ATGACGCGCCGTGCTATCGGGGTGAGTGAAAGACCGCCGCTTTTACAGACAATCCCGCTTAGTTTGCAGCACCTGTTCGCCATGTTTGGCGCAACCGTGCTGGTGCCAATCCTGTTTCACATTAACCCGGCTACCGTGCTGCTGTTCAACGGCGTCGGCACGCTGCTCTATCTCTTTATCTGTAAAGGTAAAATTCCTGCCTATCTGGGTTCCAGCTTTGCGTTTATCTCCCCGGTGCTGCTCCTGCTGCCGCTCGGATACGAGGTGGCGCTCGGCGGTTTTATTATGTGCGGCGTGCTGTTCTGCCTGGTGTCGTTTATCGTTAAGAAAGCGGGCACCGGCTGGCTTGACGTGATGTTCCCTCCGGCGGCGATGGGCGCAATCGTGGCCGTAATCGGCCTTGAGCTGGCGGGCGTGGCGGCCAACATGGCCGGCCTGCTGCCGGCGGATGGGCAGTCTGCGGATAGCAAAACGGTGATCATCTCTCTGGTGACGCTGGGCGTTACCGTGTTTGGCTCGGTACTGTTCCGCGGCTTCCTGGCGATTATCCCAATCCTGATCGGCGTGCTGGCGGGCTATGCGCTGTCGTTCGCCATGGGCGTGGTGGATACCACTCCGATTGCCCAGGCGCACTGGTTTGCGCTGCCGACCTTCTACACCCCGCGCTTTGAGTGGTTCGCTATCTTCACCATTTTGCCTGCCGCGCTGGTGGTCATCGCCGAGCACGTCGGTCACCTGGTGGTAACGGCCAACATCGTTAAGCGCGACCTGATCCGTGACCCGGGCCTGCACCGCTCAATGTTTGCCAACGGCTTCTCTACCATCATCTCCGGCTTCTTCGGATCCACGCCAAACACCACCTACGGCGAGAACATCGGCGTGATGGCGATTACCCGCGTCTACAGTACCTGGGTTATCGGCGGGGCAGCGATCATTGCTATTCTGCTCTCCTGCGTCGGCAAGCTGGCGGCGGCTATCCAGATCATTCCGGTTCCGGTGATGGGCGGCGTGTCGCTGCTGCTGTATGGGGTGATTGGCGCGTCCGGTATTCGTGTGCTGATTGAGTCCAAGGTGGACTACAGCAAAGCGCAGAACCTGATCCTCACCTCGGTGATCCTGATCATCGGCGTCAGCGGTGCGAAGGTGCACATCGGCGCGGCAGAGCTGAAAGGCATGGCGCTGGCCACCATCGTTGGCATCGGCCTGGCGCTGATCTTCAAACTGATCAGCGTTCTGCGTCCGGAAGAAGAGGTGATTGACGCTCAGGAGAACGACGTCACTCCGCATTAA
- a CDS encoding AI-2E family transporter, with translation MLEMLMQWYRRRFSDPEAIALLVILLAGFSILFFFSGLLAPLLVAIVLAYLLEWPTARLENVGCSRTVASSIVLVLFVGILLLMAFVVMPIAWQQGINLIRDMPGMLNKLSDFAATLPRRYPALMDAGIIDAMAENMRTRMLSLGDSVVKYSVASLVGLLTLAVYLVLVPLMVFFLVKDKEQMLNAVRRILPRNRGLAGQVWVEMNQQITNYIRGKVLEMIVVGVATWIGFILFGLNYSLLLAVLVGFSVLIPYIGAFVVTIPVIGVALFQFGLGTEFWSCFAVYLIIQGLDGNLLVPVLFSEAVNLHPLVIILSVVIFGGLWGFWGVFFAIPLATLIKAVVHAWPDVPAVEQ, from the coding sequence ATGCTCGAAATGTTAATGCAGTGGTATCGCCGTCGCTTTAGCGATCCGGAGGCGATTGCGCTGCTGGTCATTCTGCTGGCAGGGTTTAGCATCCTGTTCTTTTTTAGCGGGTTATTAGCCCCGCTGCTGGTCGCCATTGTGCTGGCCTACCTGCTGGAGTGGCCTACCGCCCGGCTGGAAAACGTCGGCTGCTCACGTACCGTCGCCTCCAGCATCGTGCTGGTGCTGTTTGTCGGCATCCTGCTGCTGATGGCCTTCGTGGTTATGCCTATCGCCTGGCAGCAGGGCATCAATCTGATTCGCGATATGCCCGGCATGCTTAATAAGCTCTCTGATTTTGCGGCTACCCTGCCGCGACGCTATCCGGCGCTGATGGACGCGGGCATTATCGATGCCATGGCGGAGAACATGCGCACCCGCATGCTCAGCCTCGGGGATTCAGTGGTTAAATACTCCGTCGCTTCGCTGGTAGGGCTGCTGACGCTCGCGGTCTATCTGGTGCTGGTGCCGCTGATGGTCTTCTTCCTGGTGAAGGACAAAGAGCAGATGCTCAACGCCGTGCGCCGCATTCTGCCGCGCAACCGTGGGCTGGCAGGCCAGGTGTGGGTGGAGATGAACCAGCAGATCACTAACTATATTCGCGGCAAAGTGCTGGAGATGATCGTCGTCGGCGTGGCGACGTGGATTGGTTTTATTCTCTTCGGTCTCAACTACTCGCTGCTGCTGGCGGTGCTGGTGGGCTTCTCGGTGCTCATTCCCTACATCGGCGCGTTTGTGGTCACTATCCCGGTGATCGGCGTGGCGCTGTTCCAGTTTGGGCTGGGAACCGAGTTCTGGAGCTGCTTTGCGGTTTACCTGATTATTCAGGGGCTGGACGGTAACCTGCTGGTGCCGGTGCTCTTCTCGGAGGCGGTCAATCTGCATCCGCTGGTGATCATTCTGTCGGTGGTGATCTTCGGCGGACTGTGGGGCTTCTGGGGGGTGTTCTTTGCGATTCCGCTTGCCACGCTGATCAAGGCCGTGGTGCATGCCTGGCCGGATGTCCCGGCGGTTGAACAGTAG
- a CDS encoding neutral zinc metallopeptidase, whose translation MRWQGRRESNNVEDRRNESGSPLGGRGLRLPRGKGGIILLVIVVIGGYYGVDLTGLLTGQPMSQPGTQQVATPQENEAAKFTRVIFATTEETWTQLFEKMGRTYQQPTLVMYRNATQTGCGTGQSVMGPFYCPADSKVYIDLSFYDEMKSKLGAAGDFAQGYVIAHEVGHHVQKLLGIEPKVRQLQQNASQVEVNRLSVKMELQADCFAGVWGRSMQQQGVMEEGDLQEGLNAAEAIGDDRLQKQSQGHVVPDSFTHGTSEQRYTWFKRGFDTGDVAQCNTFGNTL comes from the coding sequence ATGCGTTGGCAAGGGCGTCGCGAAAGTAATAACGTTGAAGACAGGCGTAACGAATCAGGTAGCCCGCTCGGCGGCCGTGGGCTACGTTTGCCCCGGGGCAAAGGCGGGATTATTTTGCTGGTGATTGTGGTAATCGGCGGCTACTACGGGGTGGATTTAACCGGACTGCTCACCGGGCAGCCGATGTCTCAGCCAGGCACTCAGCAGGTTGCTACTCCCCAGGAGAATGAGGCAGCGAAGTTTACCCGCGTCATTTTTGCGACCACCGAAGAGACGTGGACCCAGCTGTTTGAGAAAATGGGCCGCACCTATCAGCAGCCAACGCTGGTGATGTACCGTAACGCTACCCAAACCGGCTGCGGTACCGGTCAATCGGTCATGGGGCCGTTCTACTGCCCGGCAGACAGCAAAGTCTATATCGATCTCTCTTTCTACGATGAGATGAAGAGCAAGCTTGGCGCGGCAGGCGACTTCGCTCAGGGCTATGTCATTGCCCACGAGGTGGGTCACCACGTGCAGAAGCTGCTGGGTATCGAGCCGAAAGTGCGCCAGCTGCAGCAAAACGCCTCCCAGGTTGAAGTTAACCGCCTGTCGGTGAAGATGGAGCTGCAGGCGGACTGCTTTGCTGGCGTCTGGGGCCGCAGCATGCAGCAGCAGGGCGTAATGGAAGAGGGCGATCTGCAGGAAGGTCTGAACGCCGCCGAAGCGATCGGTGATGACCGTCTTCAGAAGCAGAGCCAGGGCCACGTGGTACCGGACAGCTTTACCCACGGCACCTCCGAGCAGCGTTATACCTGGTTTAAGCGCGGCTTTGACACGGGTGATGTCGCCCAGTGCAACACCTTTGGCAACACGCTGTAA
- a CDS encoding glycine cleavage system transcriptional repressor — protein MTPSSQHYLVITALGVDRPGIVNTITRHVSSCGCNIEDSRLAMLGEEFTFIMLLSGSWNAITLIESTLPLKGAELDLLIVMKRTTARPGAALPATVWVQVEVADSPHLIERFTALFDAHQMNIAELVSRTQPAQAGAAAQLFIQITAHSPALEDTAKIEQAFKVLCTELNAQGSINVVNYSQNEEQDGVK, from the coding sequence TTGACCCCTTCATCACAACATTATCTGGTTATTACCGCGCTAGGTGTCGACAGGCCTGGTATCGTCAATACGATCACCCGTCACGTGAGCAGCTGCGGCTGTAATATTGAAGATAGCCGGCTGGCGATGCTCGGGGAAGAGTTCACCTTTATCATGCTGCTTTCCGGCTCATGGAACGCCATTACCCTGATTGAATCCACACTGCCGCTGAAGGGCGCGGAGCTGGATCTGCTGATCGTCATGAAACGCACTACCGCACGGCCCGGCGCGGCGCTGCCCGCCACGGTGTGGGTGCAGGTGGAGGTAGCGGACTCCCCGCACCTGATCGAGCGCTTCACCGCCCTGTTCGATGCCCATCAGATGAATATTGCCGAACTGGTCTCTCGCACCCAGCCAGCCCAGGCCGGTGCGGCCGCCCAGCTCTTTATTCAAATCACCGCCCATAGCCCGGCGCTGGAAGATACGGCAAAAATTGAACAAGCTTTCAAAGTACTATGTACAGAATTAAATGCGCAGGGCAGTATAAATGTCGTCAACTATTCCCAGAACGAAGAACAGGATGGAGTGAAGTGA
- the dapA gene encoding 4-hydroxy-tetrahydrodipicolinate synthase codes for MFTGSIVALVTPMDDKGNVCRSSLKKLIDYHVASGTSAIVSVGTTGESATLSHEEHGDVVMLTLELADGRIPIIAGTGANATAEAIGLTERFNGSGVVGCLTVTPYYNRPTQEGLFQHFKAIAEHTDLPQILYNVPSRTGCDMLPETVGRLAKVNNIVAIKEATGNLSRVHQIKELVSDDFGLLSGDDATGLDFMQLGGHGVISVTSNVAARDMAEMCRLAAEGQFSEARVINQRLMPLHNKLFVEPNPIPVKWACKELGLVATDTLRLPMTPITDHGREAVTAALKHAGLL; via the coding sequence ATGTTCACGGGAAGTATTGTCGCGCTTGTTACACCGATGGATGATAAAGGTAATGTCTGCCGGTCAAGCCTGAAGAAACTGATTGATTATCATGTCGCCAGCGGAACCTCGGCGATTGTATCGGTAGGCACGACCGGTGAGTCCGCCACGCTGAGCCATGAGGAACATGGTGACGTCGTGATGCTGACGCTTGAACTGGCCGACGGGCGCATCCCGATTATCGCAGGCACCGGTGCAAATGCCACCGCTGAGGCGATTGGTCTTACCGAGCGCTTCAACGGCAGCGGCGTAGTAGGCTGCCTGACGGTCACGCCGTACTACAACCGTCCAACTCAGGAAGGGCTGTTCCAGCATTTTAAAGCCATCGCGGAACACACTGATCTGCCGCAAATTCTGTATAATGTACCTTCGCGTACCGGTTGCGATATGCTGCCTGAAACCGTGGGTCGCCTGGCGAAAGTGAACAATATTGTCGCAATCAAAGAGGCCACGGGGAACTTAAGTCGTGTTCACCAGATCAAAGAGCTGGTTTCAGATGACTTTGGTCTGCTGAGCGGGGATGATGCCACCGGGCTGGACTTTATGCAGCTTGGTGGTCACGGTGTGATCTCCGTGACCTCTAACGTGGCCGCACGCGACATGGCAGAGATGTGCCGTCTGGCTGCCGAAGGGCAGTTTAGCGAAGCGCGGGTGATTAACCAGCGTCTGATGCCGTTACACAACAAACTATTTGTCGAACCCAATCCTATCCCGGTGAAATGGGCATGTAAGGAGTTGGGGCTTGTGGCGACCGACACGCTGCGTCTGCCGATGACGCCGATTACCGACCACGGTCGTGAGGCTGTTACCGCTGCGCTTAAGCACGCCGGTTTGCTGTAA
- the arsC gene encoding arsenate reductase (glutaredoxin) (This arsenate reductase requires both glutathione and glutaredoxin to convert arsenate to arsenite, after which the efflux transporter formed by ArsA and ArsB can extrude the arsenite from the cell, providing resistance.), with translation MSDAVTIYHNPRCSKSRETLSLLQSHGAEPQVVLYLETPPDAATLRNLLQMLNLSSARDLMRQKEDLYRTLNLADSTLSEEALIQAMVENPKLIERPIVVKGGQARIGRPPEQVLELL, from the coding sequence ATGTCCGACGCGGTCACTATCTACCATAACCCCCGCTGCTCAAAGAGCCGCGAGACCCTGAGCCTGCTGCAATCCCACGGCGCTGAGCCGCAGGTGGTGCTCTATCTGGAGACGCCGCCGGATGCGGCCACACTGCGTAATCTACTGCAGATGCTCAATTTAAGCAGCGCCCGGGATCTGATGCGGCAGAAAGAGGATCTCTACCGCACGCTCAACCTGGCGGACAGCACGCTTTCGGAAGAGGCGTTAATTCAGGCGATGGTAGAGAACCCTAAGCTCATCGAGCGCCCTATCGTGGTGAAGGGCGGTCAGGCGCGTATTGGCCGACCGCCAGAGCAGGTGTTAGAGCTTCTGTAG
- the purC gene encoding phosphoribosylaminoimidazolesuccinocarboxamide synthase, which yields MQKQAELYRGKAKTVYSTENPDLLVLEFRNDTSAGDGARIEQFDRKGMVNNKFNHFIMSKLEEAGIPTQMEQLLSDTECLVKKLEMVPVECVIRNRAAGSLVKRLGIEEGMILNPPLFDLFLKNDEMHDPMVNDSYCETFGWVNQKNLARMKDLTYKANDVLTKLFDDAGLILVDFKLEFGLFNGEVVLGDEFSPDGSRLWDKETMDKMDKDRFRQSLGGVIEAYEAVAHRLGVKLD from the coding sequence ATGCAAAAGCAAGCTGAGTTGTATCGTGGCAAAGCGAAGACCGTATACAGCACGGAAAACCCCGACCTGTTGGTGCTCGAATTCCGCAATGATACGTCAGCAGGGGATGGCGCGCGCATTGAACAGTTCGATCGTAAAGGCATGGTGAACAACAAGTTCAACCACTTCATTATGAGCAAGCTGGAAGAAGCGGGCATCCCAACACAGATGGAGCAGCTGCTCTCCGATACCGAGTGCCTGGTGAAGAAGCTGGAGATGGTGCCGGTAGAGTGCGTTATCCGTAACCGCGCGGCGGGTTCGCTGGTGAAGCGTCTGGGTATTGAGGAGGGGATGATCCTGAATCCGCCTCTGTTCGATCTGTTCCTGAAAAACGATGAAATGCACGATCCGATGGTTAACGACTCCTACTGCGAAACCTTCGGCTGGGTGAATCAAAAAAACCTGGCGCGCATGAAAGATCTGACCTACAAGGCCAACGATGTGCTGACCAAACTGTTTGACGATGCGGGTCTGATCCTGGTGGACTTCAAGCTGGAGTTTGGTTTGTTCAACGGCGAAGTAGTGCTGGGCGATGAGTTCTCGCCGGACGGCAGCCGCCTGTGGGACAAAGAGACCATGGATAAAATGGATAAAGACCGTTTCCGCCAGAGCCTGGGCGGCGTGATCGAAGCCTATGAAGCCGTGGCCCACCGTCTCGGTGTGAAACTGGACTAG
- the upp gene encoding uracil phosphoribosyltransferase: MKIVEVKHPLVKHKLGLMREHDISTKRFRELASEVGSLLTYEATADLETEKVTIEGWNGPVEIEQIKGKKITVVPILRAGLGMMEGVLEHVPSARISVVGIYRDEETLEPVPYFQKLVSNIDERMALVVDPMLATGGSMIATIDLLKKAGCSSIKVLVLVAAPEGVAALEKAHPDVELYTASVDQGLNEHGYIIPGLGDAGDKIFGTK; this comes from the coding sequence ATGAAGATCGTGGAAGTAAAACACCCACTCGTCAAACACAAGCTGGGACTGATGCGTGAGCATGACATCAGCACCAAACGCTTTCGTGAACTCGCCTCTGAAGTAGGCAGCCTGCTGACCTATGAAGCGACTGCCGATCTGGAAACCGAGAAAGTGACCATCGAAGGCTGGAACGGCCCGGTGGAGATCGAGCAGATCAAAGGTAAAAAAATTACCGTGGTGCCGATCCTGCGTGCCGGTCTGGGCATGATGGAGGGCGTGCTGGAGCACGTCCCGAGCGCGCGTATCAGCGTGGTCGGTATCTACCGCGACGAAGAGACCCTGGAGCCGGTGCCTTACTTCCAGAAGCTGGTATCGAACATCGACGAGCGTATGGCGCTGGTGGTTGACCCGATGCTGGCGACCGGCGGCTCAATGATCGCTACCATCGACCTGCTGAAAAAAGCGGGCTGCAGCAGCATCAAGGTGCTGGTGCTGGTTGCCGCCCCGGAAGGCGTAGCCGCGCTGGAGAAGGCGCATCCGGATGTCGAACTCTATACCGCATCGGTCGATCAGGGACTTAACGAGCACGGATACATTATTCCTGGTCTCGGCGATGCCGGCGACAAGATTTTTGGTACCAAGTAA
- a CDS encoding DnaA inactivator Hda: MNAPAQLSLPLYLPDDETFASFWPGDNPSLLAAVQNVLRQDHSGYIYFWSREGAGRSHLLHAACAELSARGDAVGYVPLDKRTWFVPEVLDGMEQLSLVCIDNIECIAGDDPWEMAIFNLYNRILESGRTRLLITGDRPPRQLNLHLADLASRLDWGQIYRLQPLSDEDKLLALQLRARQRGFELPEDVCRFLLKRLDREMRTLFETLDQLDRASITAQRKLTIPFVKEILKL; this comes from the coding sequence CTGAACGCACCGGCGCAGCTCTCTCTGCCACTCTATCTTCCCGACGATGAAACCTTTGCCAGTTTCTGGCCGGGTGATAACCCCTCTCTGTTGGCAGCTGTGCAAAACGTGCTGCGTCAGGATCATAGCGGATACATCTACTTCTGGTCGCGGGAAGGTGCAGGTCGTAGCCATCTGCTGCATGCCGCCTGCGCCGAACTCTCCGCACGCGGCGACGCCGTGGGCTATGTCCCACTTGATAAGCGCACCTGGTTTGTGCCGGAAGTGCTGGACGGCATGGAGCAGCTTTCGCTGGTCTGCATCGACAATATTGAGTGCATCGCCGGGGACGATCCCTGGGAGATGGCGATCTTTAATCTCTACAACCGCATTCTGGAATCAGGCCGCACGCGCCTGCTGATCACCGGCGATCGCCCGCCGCGCCAGCTCAATTTGCACCTGGCCGATCTCGCCTCGCGCCTCGACTGGGGGCAGATCTACCGGCTTCAGCCGCTGTCGGATGAGGATAAGCTGCTGGCGTTGCAGCTGCGCGCCCGCCAGCGTGGTTTTGAGTTGCCGGAGGACGTGTGCCGTTTTCTGCTCAAGAGGTTGGATCGCGAGATGCGCACGCTGTTTGAGACGCTGGATCAGCTGGACCGCGCCTCGATTACCGCCCAGCGTAAGCTGACCATCCCGTTTGTGAAAGAGATCCTTAAACTCTGA